The proteins below come from a single Eucalyptus grandis isolate ANBG69807.140 chromosome 3, ASM1654582v1, whole genome shotgun sequence genomic window:
- the LOC120291868 gene encoding uncharacterized protein LOC120291868, giving the protein MAEERSIIRTRHQIMMENEDTRARVISMENQMAQMMALLADLSNQVKNLTSVVPTSPTMNHPTAPSKVLVAEPVGKGSTEEVPTATPTVIDLEPLSKETPTPYFDEESSRRLAKIEERLCMLQDYQLQGFDKLSPFTKVKVPEFYKEPEFTRKYDGIRCPKTHLKYYLGKMARYSDNPSLLINSFQDSLVGPTLTWFIELDLEKIHTWEDLANEFLQQYKFNTEIALT; this is encoded by the coding sequence ATGGCTGAAGAACGGTCTATCATACGTACTCGCCACCAAATAATGATGGAGAACGAAGATACCCGTGCTCGTGTTATTAGCATGGAGAACCAAATGGCGCAGATGATGGCGTTGTTAGCTGATCTCTCCAACCAAGTCAAGAACTTAACTTCTGTAGTTCCTACTTCTCCTACCATGAATCATCCTACCGCGCCCTCTAAAGTGCTGGTAGCAGAACCTGTGGGAAAAGGGTCTACTGAAGAGGTTCCTACTGCAACCCCGACAGTTATTGATTTAGAGCCTCTGTCTAAAGAGACTCCAACTCCGTACTTTGATGAGGAAAGTTCAAGACGCCTCGCAAAGATTGAGGAACGCCTTTGCATGCTACAAGACTATCAATTGCAGGGGTTCGATAAGCTGTCACCCTTCACCAAAGTTAAAGTCCCTGAATTCTACAAGGAGCCTGAGTTTACGAGGAAATATGATGGCATTAGATGCCCCAAGACCCACTTAAAGTACTATCTAGGCAAGATGGCCCGTTACTCAGATAATCCTTCACTCCTAATTAATTCCTTTCAGGATAGCTTGGTTGGTCCTACGTTGACATGGTTTATAGAGTTGGACTTGGAGAAGATCCATACTTGGGAGGATCTCGCCAACGAATTCCTCCAACAATATAAGTTCAACACTGAAATCGCTTTGACCTAA
- the LOC120291869 gene encoding uncharacterized protein LOC120291869, with translation MGLACQITLAILARRRRYTTSSIVRDAILAAYFLSSYTATIALSKLITLQTNNPDQPGYIAELKGLLAPLLLMHLGYPDSITAYSVNDRMLGIREIPNILVMVGFVVWILIRCWNSSSHVMFLYFPLFTAGIIRSAGMVWALKSVYTGRLSMSIEDFFEQENVSKFFDRLDWARCSMTRKIILKAYYRFDCLKPHFVNWFYQPELLSKSQLIVDRNLAFITAEVELGFMYDVLYTNQPILYNPLSLISRFTSFFCLVSSLCGFAIIFKSAFLIDKYITFTYALLMGVTALEGYQIVLQPFSSWAIVAMSRHQRNSLLLTRLLNFLAEKNIKQKRWSNSVGQLNLFDHRLYDEWPWSIGIILKPLGKKAETWRRNRIQFRQKIPGSLKELLVENIEKFNEIRCQKPFTEHGNWTLEAHRLSGDVDWTLEDLKVLEGSISTTFDKSIIIWHMATNICLLSEPDNSPNCKGSELLSNYMIHLLALRPYMLSPLTAYSALEHACTILKPFLRHRDRNEALRTLSSEEDVLEPSLDQMGTITTREFHLLGVVRKLAATLKGKSNKWQIISSIWVEMLCFAAYNCHVYYHKKLLPQGGELITHVWLLLNHDTDRYAHTEKTKGKSQSES, from the coding sequence ATGGGTCTCGCTTGCCAAATCACCCTCGCCATCCTTGCGCGCCGCCGGAGGTACACGACCTCGAGCATCGTCAGAGATGCCATCTTGGCCGCCTACTTTCTCTCTTCTTACACAGCGACCATTGCTCTCAGCAAGCTTATCACCCTCCAGACCAACAATCCCGATCAACCGGGCTACATTGCCGAGCTCAAGGGGTTGTTGGCGCCCTTGCTCTTGATGCACCTTGGGTACCCTGACTCAATAACTGCATACTCGGTTAACGACAGGATGCTCGGCATCCGGGAGATACCGAATATTTTGGTCATGGTCGGTTTTGTCGTCTGGATCCTCATTCGCTGCTGGAACAGCTCATCTCACGTCATGTTTCTGTACTTTCCCTTGTTCACCGCTGGGATCATTCGATCTGCAGGGATGGTTTGGGCCCTCAAGTCCGTCTACACGGGGAGGTTGAGCATGTCAATCGAGGATTTCTTCGAACAGGAAAATGTCAGTAAGTTCTTTGACAGGCTTGACTGGGCCAGATGCTCGATGACGCGAAAGATCATCTTGAAGGCGTACTATCGGTTTGATTGCTTGAAGCCCCACTTCGTAAACTGGTTCTACCAACCGGAATTGCTATCTAAATCTCAGTTAATCGTAGATCGCAATTTAGCCTTTATCACAGCTGAGGTTGAACTTGGATTTATGTATGATGTACTTTACACCAACCAACCAATTCTCTATAACCCGCTCAGTCTCATCAGCCGCTTCACTAGTTTTTTCTGTCTAGTCTCATCCTTGTGTGGATTTGCCATTATTTTCAAGAGTGCCTTCCTGATAGACAAGTACATCACCTTCACTTACGCCTTGCTGATGGGAGTCACCGCCCTAGAAGGTTACCAAATTGTTCTGCAACCTTTTTCGTCATGGGCCATTGTGGCAATGAGCCGTCACCAAAGAAACAGCCTATTGTTGACAAGGCTATTGAACTTCTTAGCTGAAAAGAATATTAAGCAGAAGAGGTGGTCGAACTCAGTTGGGCAACTCAACTTGTTTGATCATCGCCTGTACGATGAGTGGCCATGGTCCATTGGCATAATCCTCAAACCCCTGGGCAAGAAAGCAGAGACCTGGAGAAGGAATAGGATTCAGTTTCGCCAGAAAATCCCCGGCTCTCTCAAGGAATTGCTGGTGGAGAATATTGAAAAGTTCAACGAGATCAGATGCCAAAAGCCCTTCACTGAACACGGCAACTGGACGCTTGAAGCTCACAGACTCAGTGGAGATGTGGATTGGACGTTGGAAGACCTTAAAGTGTTGGAAGGAAGCATCTCCACAACATTTGACAAAAGCATCATCATTTGGCACATGGCAACGAACATCTGCCTCCTTTCAGAGCCCGATAATTCTCCGAACTGTAAAGGAAGTGAACTGCTGTCCAATTACATGATACACCTCCTAGCACTGCGACCCTACATGCTGTCCCCACTGACTGCTTACAGCGCATTGGAGCATGCTTGCACCATATTGAAGCCATTTCTCAGGCACAGAGACCGCAATGAGGCCTTGAGGACATTGTCGTCAGAAGAGGACGTGCTCGAACCCTCCCTGGATCAGATGGGAACCATAACAACCAGGGAATTTCATTTGCTGGGGGTCGTGCGGAAATTGGCTGCGACATTGAAGGGCAAGAGCAACAAGTGGCAGATCATAAGCAGCATTTGGGTGGAGATGTTGTGCTTCGCTGCATATAACTGTCACGTTTACTATCACAAAAAACTGTTGCCACAAGGCGGAGAGCTTATAACTCATGTTTGGCTGCTCTTGAATCACGACACTGATAGGTACGCCCACACTGAAAAAACCAAAGGAAAGTCGCAAAGTGAGTCATGA